Genomic DNA from Mastomys coucha isolate ucsf_1 unplaced genomic scaffold, UCSF_Mcou_1 pScaffold16, whole genome shotgun sequence:
CCTTCCCTAGCCAAGGAGTTATTGGCAACTGATAATTTTCCAGGAAAAGCGAAGCCAGGTTTCTTTAACACTGCTGCTCTTGGTAAAAACAATGACACACCAAGGAAGGGCCATTATTCCTTGAAGAACAGCCAAAACTATATGAgcaacacaaattgaacttgaccggtgtttaaaaaaataagaaaaagagaacacaaaacTGAGTAGGTAGGACAAAGGGTGGATGTATGAGGAATTGAAAGAGGTTGAATAAGATTGACGTTCACTGTGCAAAATTCccaaagaactagaaaaaaagtttttaatgtaccaaacaaaaaggaaaaaagaaagatgagacaAACAATCTAGTTGTTGATCACACTAGGGAATCCATGCTTTTTAATAAGCTTCCTAAGGGCATCCTTAACCTCCTTGTTTTTCAGGCTGTAGATGATGGGGTTCAACAGGGGGGTCACAACACAGAAGAGCACAGACACCAATATGTCCATGTCTAGGGAGTAGCCTTCCCTGGGTCTGTCATAGTTGAAGTTGGCTGTTCCAAAGAAAACTACCACCACAGTGAGGTGTGAGGCACAGGTGGAGAAGGCCTTTCTCCTGCCCTGAGCAGAGGGAATCCTCAGGATGGCAGAGATGATGAATATGTAGGAGCCTGCAGTGAACAGGCAGGGGCTCAGGCCAATGGTGGCACTGGCCACATGGAGGACAGATTCATTGACAGAGGTGTCTGAGCACGAGAGCTTCAGGAGCAATGGGATGTCACAGAGAAAGTGGCTGATCTGGTTGGGACCACACAGAGTGAGTGTGGTTGTCAGTGCTGTGTGAGTCACAGAATTCACCAAGCCACAGAGCCAGGACCCAATCACCAAGATGACACAGACCCTTGTGCTCATGAGAACTGGATATCGAAGAGGGTGGCaaatggccacatagcggtcataggccatggcgGCCAGAAGAACACCTTCTGTGCCAGCACATGTCACAAAGAAGAAGATCTGGGAGAGGCAGCCCTCATAGGAGATGGTCTTCTTCTCCCTGAAGAAGTTCACTAGCATGACCGGAATGGTGGTGGATGTGTAGCAGATGTCCAGGAAGCTCAAGTTGCTGAGGAAATAGTACATTGGAGTGTGGAGAGCAGGGCTGAGCCTGGTGGCCACCATCATGAGTGTGTTCCCCAGGAGAGTTGTCAGGTAAATGGCCAGGAAGGTTAGGAAGAAGACGCCCTGTAGGCTGGAGTGGTTGGAAAATCCCAGGAAGATGAATTCTGTGACACGAGTGTGATTGGTCATTTCAAATGCAGTCATTGCTACAAACAGAGCACAAAGGACCGAGAGTAAATATGTACAGAAGACACTGTCAAACATGGTTCGGAATTACCAGGGCCATATCCAGTAAAGACTCATAAAGGAATCTGGATAGTGGTCACCTGCTGGGTTAGCCTTTATGTGACCAGTATAATAGGCCAAGCCAACTTTGGACTCCAGGATTTCCCACAAACCTGCATGGCTGATGAGGGGTAAGAATAAATGGAAACAGACACAGCCAACACTAATCCCTCAATGCTTCTTGCATTGCTATCAGCTCCTTGTCTCCTAGTCTCAATACTATCTCTCTTTTATTATTCTCCtttttggaaaacatttaatttttctctaaaagacagaaattttcattccaaaaaaaggagaaagaaataaaaagaaagaaaatcacatgaATTCAGTCACCTGCAGACCATATCAGTACTACCGCTCAGAGCTTTGCACTTTAGGGTCTTTTCTCTCCCATTGTGCacataggggtgtgtgtgtgtgtgtgtgtgtgtgtgtgNNNNNNNNNNNNNNNNNNNNNNNNNNNNNNNNNNNNNNNNNNNNNNNNNNNNNNNNNNNNNNNNNNNgagagagagagagagagagagagagagagagagagtttgtatgcaatgcacacacatgttcctGGGTAGTTATAAAGTGCACATATTTGTGCATGTACATGGAAACCACAGATCAATCTTTGGTATTGTTTCTTTGGAACTATTCACCTTGTTTTTTTGAACCAGCATCTTTCACTGGAACCTTGGGGAGGCCAAATAAACTAGACTGGCTATCCAGTGAGCTCCAAGGAGCCTTCTGTGTCTGCTCACTCAGCACGGGGATTACACGTGCTTGCTAATAATACCTGACTTTTTATCTGGGTGTCGGAGTTGAACTGGGACTCTCACACTTGCATAATGAggtctttactgactgagtcaaaTACCCAGCGTCCATTTAATGTCTTGATCTCaacttaaaactataaaatactaatagcacatttttttttcaaagtggaaAAGGTGAGATTAAGCTATCTCTAGTCAcagattttatgattttatataaagaaagtTGCTTAGCAATTTACCAGAAAGCTGTTAAAACTATTAAGTTTGTCAGTATTGTATATAAACCCAAACAGTTCCATCCTATATGTTTCCACTGACAACCTAGGAAGGATATTTATGAAATCACTTCCATGTATAATTGCATCTAAAAGAATTAAGTACTTAGAGTGAATCTTACTAAGGTTGAAAGCTTTGGACATGGAAAGTCCTAAATATTGCTGGAGGAAATGAGACAAAACCTAACAAATGAGAAGAAATCCTGTGTTTAT
This window encodes:
- the LOC116094191 gene encoding olfactory receptor 5V1-like; its protein translation is MTAFEMTNHTRVTEFIFLGFSNHSSLQGVFFLTFLAIYLTTLLGNTLMMVATRLSPALHTPMYYFLSNLSFLDICYTSTTIPVMLVNFFREKKTISYEGCLSQIFFFVTCAGTEGVLLAAMAYDRYVAICHPLRYPVLMSTRVCVILVIGSWLCGLVNSVTHTALTTTLTLCGPNQISHFLCDIPLLLKLSCSDTSVNESVLHVASATIGLSPCLFTAGSYIFIISAILRIPSAQGRRKAFSTCASHLTVVVVFFGTANFNYDRPREGYSLDMDILVSVLFCVVTPLLNPIIYSLRNKEVKDALRKLTGVHSLTIAMPRE